The region AACTGACAGGATGTGAACACCCAGGTATCCTTTGTTATGGTTTGAATGGCACCACTAAAAGCCCACCTTACAAACTTAATCCTCAACAGGGAGGAGGAGCCAAATACTGGTTATCAGGTCATAAGGGATCCAGATAATGAATGGATTAGTGTTGTTAGTGGGGAGTAAGTTCTGTGAAAGTGGATTTGTTATCAAAACAAGTTCAGTACTTTTTTGTTCTATCTTACCTACCTTGCTCCCTTTTATACCTTCTGACATGCAATGAGGTAGCACAAAGGCCTTTGCCAGATACTAACCATGCTCTTGGATTTCCCAAAGTCCAGAACCATGAACCTAATCAATTCCTGGTCACTATTAACCCAGTCTGTGGTGTTTGGTTAAAGCAGAAAATGAACCTTATCAGCTGTATAATCTGGACAGCTTTCCTAATGATGAGGTTTAAATACCTACTTCATTTTGGGATAGTTGGAGGAGTTAAATGATATAAAGCACTTAAAACAGTACTTGTACATTGGAAGTATCATTTAGCCTTGGACTATTTAATTGTACCAACTTTATGTTTAAGTGCCAGTCCCAAGTTATAGAAGCAAAGCTTAGGCTGTGATGTTAAGGaacttggctcaaagccagagcTAGACAGAGGCAAAACTACAAACTAAACTTGAGGGTATCTTATCACAATACAGTTTAAGTCCCCAACAGAAACAAtctaaaataatgaagtcttaaagAGTATTTAATAATAACTAAATAAGTCAGTCCTTACAGAGTACTTAAAACCAATAGGTTCTAAACAACCATAATTTATGTGCTTGAGACTATGTGGGCTGCTCAGATTTTACCAGAGGTACAGTTATCAGGTGAAAATGGTGCTTAGCCGCAAGCACACCTATCTGCTGTGCTGCAGACAGAACTGACTTCTAGTCTTTCCTTACATCTGATCTTCAGCTCAAGCCACAAAATCGTTTCCACAGACACTTACTTGGAGACTTAATAATTTTCACTATTAagggactggggggaaaaaagaacacaaGATGTTAACATCACCAAGATCATCAGGTTTGAtgttttttagtattttcttaGCAGAATGACTTTTTGTGTCTCAACTATTGAGGAACAAGTTAATTTAAGAGTGCTCTGAAGTAGCTGTGAGTCACTAAAATTAGAGTTGCGTAATAATTGGTGGCTACGCCTTGTTTTCTGACTGCTGTGCTATTAGCTGCCATTCTTCTATTATGGATGTCAGTTACACAAGCTCACatgcttctccttttccctcttaaGTCTTTGTTCAATTTCCTAGGATACCTTTTAGTGGACTTTGTTTTTGGTAACCTGTTTCAGCTACTGGATATTTCTCATCTCATTAATTTTACTAATATTTCTTATGTTTTATTGATGTAGTGAAAgtaacagaataaaaaataagctagTTAAAAGTTAAGACAACAACTGAGCAACAGAGCACATCCTTATAGAGAACTTTTTAAGATGACACATTAAGATTAATGTATATGCTGTCAACTGGCTTTTAaggaattttttaatgtaaaagaaaatggaaacttaaAACCACAAGCTCACGGAGCTAAAGCATCATGTTTTGAGAACAAAGAACATACAAAACAGTAGTTTGGGCCCCCTGTAGCATTACAATAATGCCCTGCTTTGCTTTCCTAGAAGAAGAAAtagtatcagaaagaaaaattgttTATAGTTCAAGATATAGTTAAAAGGAAATAGGCTTAGTGTAGTTCATATAGTAAATAATCCTAGACTAAATGAATCCCACAGGCTTTTAAGAGAATAAAGACCTGTGGCTGAGTAGAATGGTCAGGGAAAAACacaattcttttttaaactatctttaagtagtagtacaaaggagctgccatttaacaaaggagtttatgaatacaaggtatcttgatcagtgtgacCCCTTCAAAGTTCTCATttatccctctcctccccacccccttccctcactcttgttaattttataagatatacattgaattcttgactgcattttccttcactcttctcttcattctgtcTACCCCTTTCCCGCTGACGCCTGCCACCCCGTTCAAGTATTGACTTCCtgatgtttgttttcttgagCTATGACTTTAGAaattgcttttctaaggaattacagtatttaagttctcccttgaatctaccatatttcagttaatacatctgtatacacttgcataccacctaacATACTTACTTGTCCTAAGCTTATCAGTTAAATCTAGCATCCATATATAAGGGAAAAGGTGCATCCAAGCTGTGCTGAAGATAGGCTGATGCCATGTGAATTAAGTCAGTGCTAGAGAAGGGCGCTGACAGACAAGAAGAAACCATGGTTGGTGGCTCAAGTCCAGGGTCAAGCTGTGTCTCAATTGCACAGTTACACGAGTCAGTAAAAGACTTGACTGTTTAAGTCTGTTTCAACAAGATTTAGGCCCctacaatacacacaggcctaaCTAATAAATCTTTCATGAACCATGAATCAATATTTGTAGCCTCTGGGAACAACATTTTTGATACAGTAAGCAAGAAATACTTCCCTAGGGATGAAACTGGACAATGACACATTGACTGGAAATCTTTGTGGGCATAACTTGTCACAGATGCTTGAATATTCATTACAGTGGCAAAGAACtccatttccatttatttgtgCATCTTAAAGGCCTGTATTATTTTAGAGACCTATAGCACCTAAAAATTGCTGTTGATATGTACCCAgaatacaaaacaacaaaaatacttaaaagaaatCCAGGATTTGAGTTTAAAGGAAACAAAGTAtaggggaaacaaaacaaaagcttctCTGTTTTGGAGGGTATGAAGTAATACTTTCAGAATCCCTTTTTCTTAGTGTTGAGATACATGTGCTACTTCTTTTCAAATTCTCTTTATAGCGTAAAAACTAAGGCTATTATAGAATATAAACATTATTTGTATGTAAATAAATTACACATATATCTATGGTACTACTGTTTGGCTTTGCTGGGGCCTACCCCgtattctttttgctttagtttttggaTTAGGCCTTCCACTGTTGCCTGGGTCCAGCCTAGACTGATCATCCTACTCACgtatagctaggatcacagatgcaCACCACTGTCTGGCTTActgactgagatggagtcttcttaactttttgcctgaggtggcctcaaactgagatcctttgatctctacctctcaagtagttgggattacaggtctgagctatTTTAAGTAACACTGTTCTAGATCTTAATTTTGGATAATGCCTCTTACTGTCTTTGTTGCTATACATAATTCAAATAACAAGCAAATAGTTAGCTTATACAGTTACACTGTAGTGAGGGgaacaaaagcaataaaaatgagCAATTGACCTCACCTTTGAAAGAAGCAATTTCACACAGGAAACATGACCCTCATAGACAGCAGACAGAAGAGGGGTAATATGATGTTTATCTGGAGCCTATGAAATGACAAGGAACATTTTACAAGAACTTTTTAGATTTAATTCAAGAATCTACTAACATTTCAAAATTTGTAAATACCTACTTGCCTTTCCATACCAAAATAACTCCAAAGAGATAAATCTGTAGACTCTCAAAAGAGTTAACAAAAAGCACAAATCCATAAGCAATGTTTCTGTGGAAGTCAGGGAGTGGAGTGGAACTCTGACCTCAGCTCAAATCTATCTCCCTTATGCGACCACTCGGGTAGTCTCTTTGAGCCTAAGCGTATCATGACCATAGAAATGGCAATGTGATTCAAGATGAGCGGTCAGAGGCCAAACACAGGAAGAGGCAAGGACTAGAAAACTACAACTGCGCCAGGTGACACAAACTGTGAAAAGTACATCTCTCCTGCTGTCAAGGTTATTAGTTCCAAAACTGAAATACAGAAGACACACAGGCTAAAGTCAAGAGGGAAACATTCCTGTCTCTTTACTTGCTCTTCTACCTTTATCCTATACCACAGAATAGATGGAGCCTAGGACTTGACCACTGCTTGACCTATGCTACCGACAGTGGTCATTTCCAAGCTTTAGAACACAACGAGCTATGGCCAAGGTGGGAAACAACAAACCTCAGCTTATCAACTTAAAAGAGTCATTCTGTTTGGCTTAGTTTTAAAATCCCAACCATATATTTCTAGGTTACAATTTGGTTATCATTTTGGACTACCTTCTTTAAGACACATATTTAAAATACTGCTCTCCTGTATTCACGTATGCCTTATACATACATTAATATCTGCTCCTTTCAGCAGCAGAAATTCCAGGATTTCAAGCTGTCCACAGTCTGCTGCATAGTGAAGAGGCTTCCTCCCACCTTCTAGCGTTCGGTTGACGTCTTCTCCCTTGTTATGAGAAGTCAAATAAAACCAATACTTAGATTGATGGAAGTACAAAGAAAGGGAATGGAGGTCTTGACATTTTTAAGACACTGAATTTCATGAAGCAATTATATTTCTTGTAATTTCAAATGAACAAAAACTTGAAGTAAAAGTCCACATAATAATTAACATACAGTACAATTGTAACTTAAGTCCTAACTAGTAAAGTGAAACAGAGTTATTCAGTGTTTAAGCTTTTTGCTTATACTTCTTATTTAACAAAGGTGACTGTACTACAAGGCCTGTGTGAGTGATAGAAA is a window of Perognathus longimembris pacificus isolate PPM17 chromosome 2, ASM2315922v1, whole genome shotgun sequence DNA encoding:
- the Mtpn gene encoding myotrophin, which translates into the protein MCDKEFMWALKNGDLDEVKDYVAKGEDVNRTLEGGRKPLHYAADCGQLEILEFLLLKGADINAPDKHHITPLLSAVYEGHVSCVKLLLSKGADKSVKGPDGLTALEATDNQAIKALLQ